In Deltaproteobacteria bacterium, a single window of DNA contains:
- a CDS encoding FHA domain-containing protein, whose translation MAAAYRLVVTPCATRSRELTFDFNRDQVDVGRDEAADVRLPHPSVSKRHLRLERRGDEVVAIDLGSSNGTTLGGAPLVPNEPQPLRDGDVLVVATVFEIRYVAAAPAGAQLATPRLTADIAHQLVEELLATGAAGALADASVGPEFAGEAGPVAGRVLRVPAPDARVVFGRGRGSDWIVVDPDLSRRHFEVRRTWNGVTIADLDSKNGTWLDGQRLPPHQPVPLVDGQRVRAGACELLFVDPAARYLQRLQQLAADEPPPTEPPEGEAGAAPPDGAAEGESAGADGAAAATGREGDAAAVTAPDGSGEGNGGDGDGNGGGDGDGDDCAVPAAGPRRAGSIVAMMVLGLLVAAASAALVWLLLS comes from the coding sequence ATGGCCGCTGCATACCGACTCGTCGTCACGCCGTGTGCCACGCGTTCGCGCGAGCTGACGTTCGACTTCAACCGCGATCAGGTCGACGTCGGACGCGACGAGGCGGCCGACGTGCGCCTGCCGCATCCGAGCGTGTCCAAGCGGCACCTCCGGCTCGAGCGGCGCGGCGACGAGGTGGTCGCGATCGATCTCGGTTCGTCGAACGGCACGACGCTTGGGGGCGCGCCGCTGGTGCCGAACGAGCCGCAGCCGCTGCGCGACGGCGACGTGTTGGTCGTGGCGACCGTGTTCGAGATCCGCTATGTGGCGGCGGCGCCGGCCGGGGCGCAACTCGCGACCCCGCGGCTGACCGCCGACATCGCCCACCAGCTCGTCGAAGAGCTGCTCGCCACGGGCGCCGCCGGTGCGCTGGCCGACGCAAGCGTCGGGCCGGAGTTCGCCGGCGAGGCGGGGCCGGTCGCGGGACGCGTCCTGCGGGTGCCCGCGCCGGACGCGCGCGTCGTGTTCGGGCGCGGCCGCGGCAGCGACTGGATCGTCGTGGACCCGGACCTGTCGCGCCGGCACTTTGAAGTGCGGCGCACGTGGAACGGGGTGACGATCGCGGATCTCGACTCGAAAAACGGCACGTGGCTCGACGGCCAGCGGTTGCCGCCACACCAACCCGTGCCGCTCGTCGACGGCCAGCGCGTGCGTGCCGGCGCGTGCGAACTGCTCTTCGTCGACCCGGCGGCTCGCTATCTGCAGCGCCTGCAGCAGTTGGCGGCCGACGAGCCGCCGCCGACCGAGCCGCCGGAAGGGGAGGCGGGCGCGGCGCCGCCGGATGGCGCGGCCGAGGGCGAGTCGGCCGGGGCGGACGGCGCCGCGGCGGCCACCGGACGTGAGGGCGACGCCGCGGCCGTGACGGCGCCCGACGGCAGCGGCGAAGGCAACGGCGGCGATGGCGATGGCAACGGCGGCGGCGACGGCGACGGCGACGATTGCGCGGTTCCGGCGGCCGGGCCGCGGCGCGCCGGATCGATCGTCGCGATGATGGTGCTCGGACTGCTCGTCGCCGCGGCGTCGGCCGCGCTCGTGTGGCTACTTCTGTCGTGA